The following proteins come from a genomic window of Coffea arabica cultivar ET-39 chromosome 11c, Coffea Arabica ET-39 HiFi, whole genome shotgun sequence:
- the LOC140016609 gene encoding threonine--tRNA ligase, mitochondrial 1-like, whose protein sequence is MLKDDFKSSSFVNNNAILNPNSALAFTRSKSLAIICSNMFRKSGEALSGKQPFERIEVTRDEALQMFSDNQFKVEIINDLPEDKTITVCRCGPLVDLCRGPHIPNTSFVKAFSCLKQYKDDLEEAKKYDHGELAKKQELFFFHPLSPGSCFFLPRGARVCNKLLEFIRNEYWKRGYEEVRSPNMYNMQLWETSGHAANYRDNMVLFEIEKQQFGLKPMNCPGHCLIFDHRVRSYRGELF, encoded by the exons ATGCTTAAAGATGATTTCAAGTCTTCATCCTTTGTCAATAACAATGCTATACTAAACCCAAATTCTGCCCTAGCTTTTACACGCTCAAAATCTCTGGCTATAATCTGCAGTAATATGTTTAGAAAATCTGGTGAGGCTTTGTCT GGAAAACAACCTTTTGAGCGCATTGAGGTTACAAGAGATGAAGCTCTGCAGATGTTTTCCGATAACCAATTCAAA GTTGAAATAATTAATGATTTACCTGAAGATAAAACTATCACCGTATGCCGATGTGGTCCCTTGGTTGATTTGTGTCGTGGGCCACATATACCAAATACATCCTTCGTTAAAGCTTTCTCTTGTTTAAAG CAATACAAGGATGACCTGGAAGAAGCAAAGAAGTATGACCATGGAGAATTGGCTAAAAAACAagaacttttctttttccaccCACTTAG TCCCGGAAGTTGTTTCTTCCTTCCACGTGGTGCTCGAGTTTGCAACAAACTCTTAGAATTTATACGAAATGAATACTGGAAGAGAGGTTATGAAGAG gttcggagtccaaatatGTATAACATGCAGTTATGGGAAACTTCTGGTCATGCTGCAAATTATAGGGACAATATGGTCTTATTTGAG ATTGAGAAACAACAGTTTGGGCTCAAACCAATGAATTGTCCGGGGCACTGTTTGATATTTGATCATAGGGTTCGTTCATACAGGGGTGAGCTATTCTGA
- the LOC140016824 gene encoding threonine--tRNA ligase, mitochondrial 1-like: MLLTSQLCWRFALLLRRLPPPPSALHFRTFLLRHCSSLHSPPLPMGTASNDSGPSVPKDEAYLATVINKRIDLFKSIQDREKLQRLSLSPDPIRIVLPDGSVKEGKKWNTTPFDVAKEISKSLASNALIAKVDGALWDMHRPLEGDCELKLFTFDSDEGRDTFWHSSAHILGQSLEQTYGCRLCIGPCTTRGEGFYYDAFYGDLGLNEDHFKRIDDGAKKAVLVSLFST, from the exons ATGCTCTTAACTTCCCAGCTCTGCTGGCGCTTCGCATTACTCCTACGCCGTCTTCCTCCTCCGCCGTCCGCTCTGCATTTTAGAACCTTTCTACTCCGCCACTGCTCTTCATTGCACTCGCCGCCCCTGCCAATGGGCACAGCCTCGAATGATTCTGGCCCCTCCGTCCCCAAAGACGAAGCTTATCTCGCAACAGTTATCAACAAACGCATCGACCTCTTCAAATCCATCCAAGACCGGGAAAAACTCCAGCGCCTCTCCCTGTCCCCTGACCCCATCAG GATTGTGTTACCTGATGGGTCAGTGAAGGAGGGGAAGAAGTGGAATACTACCCCGTTTGATGTGGCGAAGGAAATTTCCAAGAGCTTGGCATCTAATGCGTTGATTGCTAAGGTGGACGGGGCTCTATGGGATATGCATAGGCCATTAGAGGGGGACTGTGAGCTGAAGCTGTTTACATTTGATAGCGATGAGGGGCGAGATACCTTTTGGCATTCAAGCGCCCACATCCTTGGCCAG TCACTAGAGCAGACATATGGATGCAGATTGTGCATTGGGCCATGTACCACAAGAGGGGAG GGTTTCTATTACGATGCTTTTTATGGTGACTTGGGATTGAATGAGGATCATTTTAAAAGGATTGACGATGGGGCTAAGAAGGCTGTATTGGTATCTCTCTTTTCTACCTAA
- the LOC140016460 gene encoding RING-H2 finger protein ATL46-like: protein MPWIQSGSKISPAILFIIVILAVVFFISGLLHLLVRFLMRRRSSQNSQSNGYPDLSGSEAYQRRLQQLFHLHDSGLDQAFIDALPVFLYKDIMGLKEPFDCAVCLCEFSDQDKLRLLPLCSHAFHIDCIDTWLSSNSTCPLCRGTLFSPEFSVENPVFEFDESRDEDRVASGNVGVAVPCGPKPSEAENSIDEKRVFSVRLGKFRNTSPNDCARGSSEN from the coding sequence ATGCCTTGGATTCAATCTGGAAGTAAGATTAGTCCTGCAATTCTTTTCATTATTGTGATATTAGCAGTTGTATTTTTCATCTCTGGTCTGCTCCACTTGCTTGTAAGGTTCCTCATGAGGAGGAGGTCATCACAAAATTCTCAATCTAATGGATATCCTGATTTGTCTGGTTCTGAAGCTTACCAGAGACGGTTACAACAGCTATTCCATCTTCATGATTCAGGTCTAGATCAAGCCTTTATTGATGCTTTACCAGTTTTTCTTTACAAAGACATAATGGGCTTAAAAGAGCCGTTTGATTGTGCTGTTTGCCTTTGCGAGTTCTCAGATCAAGATAAGTTAAGGTTGTTACCGCTATGTAGCCATGCTTTCCATATAGATTGTATAGACACATGGTTATCGTCAAATTCAACTTGCCCGCTCTGCAGAGGGACCCTTTTCAGCCCTGAATTTTCCGTTGAAAATCCAGTTTTTGAGTTTGATGAGTCAAGAGATGAAGACAGGGTGGCTTCAGGGAACGTAGGCGTTGCTGTTCCTTGTGGTCCTAAGCCATCTGAGGCTGAAAATAGTATTGATGAAAAGAGGGTGTTTTCAGTTAGGCTTGGCAAATTTAGGAACACAAGCCCAAACGATTGTGCAAGAGGTAGTTCTGAAAATTAA